AGTTAGTAGTCAATAGCCTGTAGCCCTTAACTAGTGACTATTGACTATTGACAAGTATCAGCCCTCGTCAGAGGAACTGGGTGTTGCTACATCTAATGTATTAACTACTAGCTTTTTTTCTGATAATTTTATCAGGTCTTGGTTCCATCCTGGAGTAGCAAACTGCGGCAAAATTTCTTGACTAAATGCCTCCGCTGCTTTAGATCTATACCGATTGGGATTAAAAATCAGCCACAGTGTGCGTTTAACGATCACTCCTTCAATGGGGGAGCAGTGTAGCACACCCATTTGTAATTCTTTAGCGATCGCTGATGTCGAAACGAAGGCAGCCCCTAAGCCTGATTGCACAGCATTTTTGATGGCTTCTATGGAGTTGAGTTCCATTTCTATCTTAAAACGTCTGGTATCAATCTCGCAGCGTGCTAGTACTTGATCGATGACCTTGCGAATAGTTGATTGTGAATCTAAAGCGATGAATTGTAATTTATATAGGTCGTCTTTTTGAATTGTTTCAAGTTTGGCAAAGGGATGAAAGACTGGCAAAATCAGTGCCAGTTCATCTTCTGCATAAGGAATAATTTCCAAAGATTCTGCTAATTCACCTGGAATTTCACCACCGATAATTGCTAAATCAACTTGTCCATTGGCTACACTCCAAGCCGTCCGCCGAGTCGAGTGAACGTGCAATTGCACTGCCACATCGGGATATTTTTGGCGAAACATCCCAATCATTCTGGGCAATAAATAAGTCCCAGTGGTTTGAGAAGCGCCAACAATTAATGTACCGCCTTGGAGATTTTGCAAATCTTCAATAGCGCGACAGGTTTCTTGACACAAACTGAGGATTTTTTCGCCGTAACTTAAAAGTAGATGCCCTGCTTCGGTTAATTGTGCGCGACGGCCACCACGGTCAAATAAGGGAACATCTAGTTGCCGTTCCAGGTTCTGCACTTGCAGACTAACGGCAGGTTGGGAGACATACAGGCTATCAGCAGCACGCTTGAAGCTCCCTTCTACAGCGATCGCTTTTAGGATACGTAACTGATCTAAAGTGAAAGGAAGGTCAGACATAAGGCTCAACCCACAAACTTTGAAAGGAGCAACTTTGGCAATAAATCCGATTTCATCACTAAAAAGTGAGAGATGATTTATTGCATCTTAAAACTTGAAGACTTGACTAGAAAAAGACAGTAATATTGCATCTTTGCTCAAGTCCCCTGTTGAATACTTTGTGTTATTGGTTGTACTGTATTAACTTTTGTTTAAATAACTTCACCCATGTCTACGATGCCCGATCCTTGGTTTACTCCCAGTCATTTTGTCATGTTGGGGTTACAATTTGCTTTTGCGATCGCCCACAGCGGCGGGGCTGCTCTACGTCCATTGGCTGAGAAGCACATAGGAGCAAGGCTTTATCGCATTTTATTTGCATTAGTTAGTTTACCGTTGGCTGTCATCTTAATTATTTACTTTTTTAACCACCGCTATGATGGCTGGCAAATTTGGCAGGTACAGGGATTACCAGGGGTAAAGGCTGTCGTTTGGGTGTTGTCAGCAATTTCGTTTTTGTTTTTGTATCCTGCCACCTTCAATCTACTAGAAATTGCGGCTATTCAAAAGCCCCAAGTCCATCTGTACGAAACGGGGATTATCCGAATTACCCGTCATCCCCAAATGGTAGGACAAGTTATTTGGTGTATTGCCCATAGTCTGTGGTTAGGAACTAGCTTTACCCTCGTAACATCTCTGGGATTGGTATTACATCACTTATTTGGAGTTTGGCATGGCGATCGCCGTTTATCTCAACGTTACGGCGAAGCTTTTGAACTTGTGAAACAAAGAACTTCCATCATTCCCTTTAAAGCAATTATTGATGGTCGTCAATCTATCTTATGGCAGGAATTTATCCGTCCGGCTTATTTAGGAGTAGTAATTTTTGTAGCTCTGCTGTGGTGGTCACATCCACTGTTGATAATAGGAACTAGTAAGATAGGATGGTGATTTTTGCTGATCCCCACTATCAACAAAAAATCTGAGTCAATAGAAACTTCCACTTATCAATTGCTCCCAAATCAATGTAGGATCAAATCAACTAGTAGTCAGTGGGGGTAAACTTAGCCAGTTTGATCTTCATATAGTGGTAAGTCGCTGATCAAATACTTTGGTTGAGAATTTAATGGCACAGTATTTTCAACGCCCTCTATCACAGAGGAAATCAGGAGTTAAAAAATCAAAATGCCACTGTGACAATCGCGCTGGCTTTTTTATCAGAGTTAAAATCAAAGCAGAAGAAATTTTTGAATCATCTTAATCCTGAATGCTTATTCATAGGTAGGTGCTGACTAGGTTGCCAATTCTCCCTGCTGATAGCTAGTTTGATATTAAAACCTTATAATTTTCGAGGCGTCATGGTGTTGTCGGTTAGTGAGCGGACATTTACTCAAGAAGTTTTAGAATCTCCAGTACCTGTTTTAGTAAATTTTGAAGCACCCTGGTGCGGCTTATGCCGCATTATCCACCCTTTATTGTTGCAATTTAAATCTCAATGTGGGGAGCAAATTAAATTGGTGGGAGTTAATGCTGATGAAAACTTCAAACTATCCAACACTTATCGTCTCAAGTCACTACCCACTTTACTTTTAGTAGAAAACGGAATTATCCGACATCGCCTAGAAGGTTTTCGTGGCAGAGACGATTTACGTCTGGCGTTAGAAGAAATCAAACTCACCTATACCAACCGTTCTAAAACATACAACCATCCCCAAACGGCAGATTTAGAATGTCGTACAGCATAATATAAGTCAATAGTCAATAGATAATAATTTTGATTGTTAACTATGGACTTTTGGCTAAATCTAAAACCATGCTTAATTACCCCACCCAATCACCCTTGGGTGGGGTATTTTATCATCAGGGGTGTGTGTCACAATTATTAACAGTTCCGACCTGGACAGATGCTTGCGGAGGACAGCCGCCGCAAAACTGTCCTAAGCTAGTCAAGAATTCTAAAATTACGCGTCAGTGATGGAAGCAATCTATGAATATGCCTGGCTGATTCCGGTGTTCCCTTTATTAGGGGCAATGCTGGTCGGTTTGGGATTAATTTCGATAAATCAGGTGACTAACCGCCTGCGGCAACTCAACGCTGTGTTGATTATCTCCTTGATGGGAGCAGCGATGGGTTTGTCCTTTGCCTTGCTATGGAGTCAAATTCAAGGACACCCGACTTATCTCCGTACCTTGGAATGGGCAGCAGCGGGAAATTTCCACCTGAGCATGGGCTACACTATTGACCATCTAACCGCCCTCATGCTGGTAATTGTGACAACCGTAGCCTTTCTAGTCATGGTTTACACCGATGGCTACATGGCACATGATCCAGGATATGTAAGGTTTTACGCTTATCTAAGCTTATTCGGTTCCTCAATGTTGGGTCTGGTGGTCAGCCCCAACCTAGTGCAAATTTATATCTTCTGGGAACTGGTGGGGATGTGTTCCTACTTGCTGGTCGGCTTCTGGTACGATCGCAAGTCAGCGGCAGATGCCTGTCAAAAAGCATTTGTGACCAACCGCGTCGGTGACTTTGGTTTATTACTCGGTATTTTGGGACTGTTTTGGGCAACTGGCAGCTTTGATTTTCATATCATGGGCGATCGCCTCGCCCAACTAGTGCAATCAGGGACAATCAGCAATTTCCTTGCCGTTCTGTTTGCGATTTTAGTCTTCCTCGGCCCAGTGGCGAAATCGGCGCAATTCCCTCTCCATGTCTGGCTACCAGACGCGATGGAAGGCCCGACACCCATTTCTGCCTTAATCCACGCTGCCACAATGGTGGCTGCGGGTGTGTTCCTGGTTGCTCGGATGTACCCTGTTTTTGAACACGTTCCCGCCGCAATGAACGTCATTGCCTTTACTGGGGCATTTACGGCATTTTTAGGGGCAACCATTGCGATTACGCAAAACGACATCAAAAAAGGCTTGGCATACTCCACCATCTCCCAATTAGGTTACATGGTGATGGCGATGGGAGTAGGCGCTTACAGTGCTGGTTTATTCCACCTGATGACTCACGCTTACTTCAAGGCGATGCTGTTCTTGGGTTCCGGTTCTGTAATTCACGGTATGGAGGGAGTTGTCGGTCATGACCCCGCTTTAGCCCAGGATATGCGGCTGATGGGCAAACTGCGGAAATATATGCCCGTCACAGCTACAACCTTCTTGATTGGTTGCTTGGCAATCTCCGGGATGCCTCCTTTTGCCGGCTTTTGGTCAAAAGATGAAATTCTCGGCAAGGCATTTGAGGCCAATCCATTTCTGTGGATCATTGGTTGGCTAACTGCTGGGATTACAGCTTTCTACATGTTCAGAATGTATTTCATGACATTTGAAGGCAAATTCCGGGGCAATGACGAGAAAATTAAAGACAAGCTCAAAAAAGCATCGACAATCATTCTCGAACTACAAGCCGCAGAACCAGCTCCGAATTTTGGACCTGGGGCAATGAAACACGGTGAACTAGCTGCCACAGGAGACCATCATGGTTCTCATGGTCATCACAGCGATTCTCCCCATGAATCACCGTGGACAATGACCTTGCCATTAGTAGTGTTGGCTGTGCCTTCGATTTTGATTGGTTTGGTGGGAACTCCCTTTGCCAATTACTTTGAGGAATTTATTTACTCACCCAACGAAACTCTCAGCGAAGTTCTCGAAAAAGCCGCCGAGTTTGACCCGACCGAATTTTATATTATGGCGGGGGCTTCAGTGGGGATTTCCTTGATTGGGATTACCTTAGCTTCCTTAATGTACTTGCGCGGGAAAATCGACCCAGCTGCGATCGCAGCTAAAATCAAACCACTGTACGAGCTATCCCTCAACAAGTGGTACTTTGATGACATTTACCATCGCGTCTTCGTCCTTGGCTTGCGTCGCCTAGCTAGACAAGTGATGGAAGTTGACTTCCGCGTCGTTGATGGTGCTGTCAACTTGACAGGCTTTTTCACCCTGGTTAGCGGCGAAGGTCTGAAATATTTAGAAAACGGTCGCGTTCAATTCTATGCCTTAATTGTGTTTGGTGCAGTTTTAGGCTTAGTGATCGTTTTTGGTATCACCTAACCGAGTGCTGAGTATTGAGTAGAAAGAGAATTCGCAATTAGCAAGCAGTACCGCAGACACTATCTTGACTCAGCACTTTTAACTCAGAACTCAGCACTTTCAAAGATGAAGGCTAGGGTATAGGTTGACCCACCTTCATCTTTCTTTATATTCATTAAATCAACCTAACAAGGAATGCCAAATCTTCAAAAAGCTGCTAGTTAATAGCTAGGGCTTCCTTGAAAAACATGATTTTGATTGCAGATAAATTGTGATGAATACAGCTAATTTCCCGTGGCTGACGACGATTATCCTATTTCCGATTGCGGCATCACTCCTGATTCCGATCATCCCTGATAAAGATGGTAAAACCGTGCGCTGGTATTCCCTGATTATTGGGCTACTAGACTTCGCACTGATTGTCTACGCCTTTTATACCGGGTATGACTTCTCCAATCCAGATTTGCAGCTGTTTGAAAGTTATGCCTGGGTACCACAACTAGATTTGAAGTGGTCAGTAGGGGCAGATGGCTTATCCATGCCCCTAATTCTTTTGACTGGATTCATTACTACCCTGGCAATTTTGGCAGCATGGCCTGTAACCCTCAAGCCCAGGCTATTTTACTTTTTGATTTTGGCGATGTATGGCGGACAGATTGCTGTCTTCGCCGTGCAGGATATGCTGCTGTTTTTCTTGGTGTGGGAACTGGAATTGATTCCGGTTTACCTGCTACTGGCAATTTGGGGTGGTAAAAAGCGCCAATACGCAGCGACAAAGTTTATTTTGTACACTGCTGGTGGTTCGCTGTTTATTTTAGTCGGCGCGTTGACGATGGCCTTTTATGGCGATACAGTCACCTTTGATATGCGATCGCTCGCTCTCAAAGATTACGCCCTCAATTTCGAGTTGTTATTGTATGCTGGCTTTTTGATTGCCTATGCCGTCAAATTGCCAATTATTCCCCTGCATACCTGGCTACCCGATGCCCACGGTGAAGCAACAGCACCTGTACACATGTTACTGGCAGGTATTCTTCTAAAAATGGGCGGTTATGCCTTGGTACGGATGAATGCCCAAATGCTGCCTGATGCCCATGCTTATTTTGCCCCAGTGCTGGTAATTTTAGGGGTGGTGAATATTATCTACGCTGCTCTGACATCCTTTGCCCAGCGCAACCTCAAGCGAAAAATTGCTTACTCCTCAATATCGCACATGGGCTTTGTCCTCATCGGTCTCGCCTCCTTTACCGATTTGGGATTGAGTGGAGCAGTTTTACAAATGGTGTCTCACGGCTTAATTGGGGCAAGTTTATTCTTCCTGGTCGGTGCAACTTACGATCGCACACACACCCTGATGTTAGATGAAATGGGTGGTGTTGGTAAGCGAATGCAGAAAATTTTCGCTATGTTTACTACCTGTTCAATGGCTTCTTTAGCATTGCCAGGCATGAGTGGTTTCGTAGCAGAATTGATGATATTTGTGGGTTTTGCCACTAGCGATGCTTATAGCTCTACCTTCAAGGTTATCGTGGTGTTTTTGATGGCAGTTGGTGTAATTTTAACGCCAATTTATTTGCTATCAATGTTGCGGGAAATTTTCTACGGTAAAGAAAACGAAGAATTAGTTTCTCACCAGAAACTTATCGATGCCGAACCCCGTGAAGTCTTTATCATTGCTTGTTTGTTAGTACCAATTATTGGTATTGGTTTCTATCCCAAATTGCTCACTCAAATTTACGACGCTACAACCGTACAATTGACAGCAAGATTGCGTGATTCTGTACCAACGTTGGCACAGGAAAAAGAAGCAGCACCAAAGCTTTCATTGAATGCGCCAACAATTGGGAATTAGACAAGTATTGTTAAGTTCGATTTATGTTTTTGAGGGCGGGTTTTATACTCGCCTTTTTTATTCAAGCTAAGATATTAACTATTGAGAATTATTATATGGGAATCCGCTTTGATTACTAAAATGATTTGCGTAGGAAGGGAATAGGGAACAGATAAGAAGGGATAAAAGTGTACTGAGTTTTTTCTTCAAATCAAATATGAGTCATATATAATCTGATTCATCCAAGAGATATTTTGTTATAAAGTTACTTATTATCTAACCTGTGGGAAGTAGCTGACGTGTCTATGCGTCATTTGCTATTCGTTGATTATTTTTGGCACTTCATGTCATATTCTCCATAAAAACGCAGTATTAATTTACATTATTAAAACTTTGCGATATCTACACATATCAAAATTACATTATTTTCTAAAATCTTTCTAGAAATAGCATCTACTAAGACCAGTCATGTTAAACTACAACCCGTTACACTGTTTGCCGTCTTCCGAAGAGCTACCAGACTCAGAGGATATACCTGTGGATAATGAACTACAAGATTTAATTCCCAGTTTGCTGAAAGCGACACTGGCGTTTGTATGGTCAGAACGCTGGGATTGGTTTTTTGGCGTTAATATGGGGATTTATTACGACCCGAAAAAAGCGGCGATCGCTCCTGATGGATTTCTCAGTGTAGGAGTGAAGCGCTTTATTGATGGTGACTTACGCCTGAGTTATGTTATGTGGGAAGAAAAACAGCCCCCAATTTTAGCACTAGAGGTTGTTTCTCAACTCAGTCATGACGAATACAGTACCAAAAAAGAATTTTACGCCAAAGAATTAGGAGTTTTATACTACGTTATTTACAAACCCTTACGAAAGAAAAAGCCACATCTGGAAGTTTATCAATTAATAGATGGTGAATATATCCTTATGTCAGGAAATCCCATTTGGCTACCAGAAATTAATTTAGGAATTGGTAGCGAAATAGGACTTTATCAAGGTATTGCACGGGAATGGTTGTATTGGTATGACGAGCAAGGACAAAGGTTACCTACCCCAGAAGAACGTATCCAAGAAATAGAAGAACAGTTATATGTTGAGCGACAACTACGTATCCAAACAGAACACAAAATGCAGCTACTTGCAGAACAATTAAAAGCTTTAGGTGTAGAACCCGAAAATTTAGCCTGAAGATTGTTATTCAATCTCTCGTAATTACAAGCCATTTTCCTCAAGAACCCTGTTGAGAAACGTGGCTTGTGATATTTTTCGTGCAAGGTGGTGAATTAAGCGGCTAATACCATTTTAGATTTTGGATTGGGAATTGCTGTCTGCGCCTGGGTTGTGTCAATCTATTTGTCTCAATTATTTGGTGAATTGGTATAACGAGGGAATTCTATATAGCGATCGCGCTACCATCTCTCTAAGATTGTTGACTACCTCAACAGACAACTCACCCTCTGCTACTAAAGCCTTGAATATCATCAAAATGCGATCGCCTCATTTCCCAAATTTTCGATCTAGTACAGTGCGCTCGCTCTTTTATGATACTTATGTATTATTTATGCTAACTTACAAACTAAAACCTAGTTTAAGCAGATTTCTGCTGTACAAATCTAGAAAATGCTAATTTTCTGAAATCTTGTTATAACAGTTTTACTATTTTCGATCAGCAGTTACAGCCGTAAACAGATGGAATAAAAAAGTCAATAAGTCTAAATACTGTAGCTATAAGTTGTTGATTTAGTCAAATTTGTATGAATTCGGAATTACCAATTATTACTAGCGATCGCCTACTATTACGCATTGCCATCAAAGAAGATATTCCCCAAATATTAAAATATTTTCGGGAAAACAAAGCTTATCTGACTCCATTTTATCCTCAATGGGTAGATGATTTT
This window of the Nostoc sp. HK-01 genome carries:
- a CDS encoding thioredoxin-related: MVLSVSERTFTQEVLESPVPVLVNFEAPWCGLCRIIHPLLLQFKSQCGEQIKLVGVNADENFKLSNTYRLKSLPTLLLVENGIIRHRLEGFRGRDDLRLALEEIKLTYTNRSKTYNHPQTADLECRTA
- a CDS encoding NnrU protein codes for the protein MPDPWFTPSHFVMLGLQFAFAIAHSGGAALRPLAEKHIGARLYRILFALVSLPLAVILIIYFFNHRYDGWQIWQVQGLPGVKAVVWVLSAISFLFLYPATFNLLEIAAIQKPQVHLYETGIIRITRHPQMVGQVIWCIAHSLWLGTSFTLVTSLGLVLHHLFGVWHGDRRLSQRYGEAFELVKQRTSIIPFKAIIDGRQSILWQEFIRPAYLGVVIFVALLWWSHPLLIIGTSKIGW
- a CDS encoding NAD(P)H-quinone oxidoreductase subunit D; this translates as MNTANFPWLTTIILFPIAASLLIPIIPDKDGKTVRWYSLIIGLLDFALIVYAFYTGYDFSNPDLQLFESYAWVPQLDLKWSVGADGLSMPLILLTGFITTLAILAAWPVTLKPRLFYFLILAMYGGQIAVFAVQDMLLFFLVWELELIPVYLLLAIWGGKKRQYAATKFILYTAGGSLFILVGALTMAFYGDTVTFDMRSLALKDYALNFELLLYAGFLIAYAVKLPIIPLHTWLPDAHGEATAPVHMLLAGILLKMGGYALVRMNAQMLPDAHAYFAPVLVILGVVNIIYAALTSFAQRNLKRKIAYSSISHMGFVLIGLASFTDLGLSGAVLQMVSHGLIGASLFFLVGATYDRTHTLMLDEMGGVGKRMQKIFAMFTTCSMASLALPGMSGFVAELMIFVGFATSDAYSSTFKVIVVFLMAVGVILTPIYLLSMLREIFYGKENEELVSHQKLIDAEPREVFIIACLLVPIIGIGFYPKLLTQIYDATTVQLTARLRDSVPTLAQEKEAAPKLSLNAPTIGN
- a CDS encoding transcriptional regulator, RbcR homolog, which encodes MSDLPFTLDQLRILKAIAVEGSFKRAADSLYVSQPAVSLQVQNLERQLDVPLFDRGGRRAQLTEAGHLLLSYGEKILSLCQETCRAIEDLQNLQGGTLIVGASQTTGTYLLPRMIGMFRQKYPDVAVQLHVHSTRRTAWSVANGQVDLAIIGGEIPGELAESLEIIPYAEDELALILPVFHPFAKLETIQKDDLYKLQFIALDSQSTIRKVIDQVLARCEIDTRRFKIEMELNSIEAIKNAVQSGLGAAFVSTSAIAKELQMGVLHCSPIEGVIVKRTLWLIFNPNRYRSKAAEAFSQEILPQFATPGWNQDLIKLSEKKLVVNTLDVATPSSSDEG
- a CDS encoding proton-translocating NADH-quinone oxidoreductase, chain L, translating into MEAIYEYAWLIPVFPLLGAMLVGLGLISINQVTNRLRQLNAVLIISLMGAAMGLSFALLWSQIQGHPTYLRTLEWAAAGNFHLSMGYTIDHLTALMLVIVTTVAFLVMVYTDGYMAHDPGYVRFYAYLSLFGSSMLGLVVSPNLVQIYIFWELVGMCSYLLVGFWYDRKSAADACQKAFVTNRVGDFGLLLGILGLFWATGSFDFHIMGDRLAQLVQSGTISNFLAVLFAILVFLGPVAKSAQFPLHVWLPDAMEGPTPISALIHAATMVAAGVFLVARMYPVFEHVPAAMNVIAFTGAFTAFLGATIAITQNDIKKGLAYSTISQLGYMVMAMGVGAYSAGLFHLMTHAYFKAMLFLGSGSVIHGMEGVVGHDPALAQDMRLMGKLRKYMPVTATTFLIGCLAISGMPPFAGFWSKDEILGKAFEANPFLWIIGWLTAGITAFYMFRMYFMTFEGKFRGNDEKIKDKLKKASTIILELQAAEPAPNFGPGAMKHGELAATGDHHGSHGHHSDSPHESPWTMTLPLVVLAVPSILIGLVGTPFANYFEEFIYSPNETLSEVLEKAAEFDPTEFYIMAGASVGISLIGITLASLMYLRGKIDPAAIAAKIKPLYELSLNKWYFDDIYHRVFVLGLRRLARQVMEVDFRVVDGAVNLTGFFTLVSGEGLKYLENGRVQFYALIVFGAVLGLVIVFGIT